The following nucleotide sequence is from Bactrocera oleae isolate idBacOlea1 chromosome 2, idBacOlea1, whole genome shotgun sequence.
ACCACACAGCCTACCGACCAAATGTCCGCAGCGCGACCATGTCCATCACTATTCGTTTTTGTGAATATCTCTGGAGCCATATAAGCTATTGGAAATAGGTAACACATGTAGAACACTTATTCATGCTAGGCTTGCTGTCATTTCACTTACCTTGTGTGCCCACATAGCCTTGAAGTTCGCCGGGCACCGTTGTTTGCGCCTGTATTTTAACAGCTGAGCCAAAATCGCCCAGTTTTAGGCTGTTACTACCGTccaccaaaaatatatttgcagtcTTTATATCACGATGCACGATACCGTGTCTATGTAGTTCGGCAACACCTGAAAGCAGTTGAACCGTAAAGCGACGAACTAGAACTTCTGGCAGGCCGCCTGATAACTCCACCAATGCTTCTAAAGTGCCCTCGGAACAGAGttccataaaaattaaaagttcttcctattgcataaaaaataataaatagttaaacCTTAATATTTGTGAGTATATAATTAGAAATtagttattgaaaatatatgccAAGTCATAAATGTAAAATCTGACTGAATATTGTGAACGCTTACCCTATGGACCTCAATGCCATAGTAGCGTACCAAATTCTTATGTTTGATACCCTCTAGGATTTTTAACTCCTCAGCGACGTTTTTGAGCGCACGTGTCTCTCCGGGTTGTATAGCAATCTCTTTCATAGCCATTAGTTCACCGGTATTATTGTTAACAGCTGTATAAACTTTCCCAAAACGGCCTTGGCCAATCTGCAATCAAGaatgcatatatttaattaaagaaatatacgCGAAAAGtcttaaattatatatagcTCACTTTAATGCCCCGATGCCAATGGAAATTCACGCTACGGGCACGTATCTGAACCTTGTCGCATGTATTCAAGGATTTGATGTGACCAATTAGATTGCGTTCACGAAGATTCTCCTCAATTTCCATATCTAATCGATTCACAGCGTCTCGCACTCGCACCTGGCGTGGAGCCAGCGATGAGCTACTGCCGTCGTGGGACGATTTGTTTAAGGGTGAAGATTGTGGCACTATTAAGCGTAATTCACTAAGTTTTTCCGAACCGCTACCATTATTGTCCGGTACGTCTAGAGCCTCGTTGACGCTGTATTCTGGTGTACCATCCGCGGCATTACGCAAGACTTCCTCCTTCAAACTAAATTGCGGATGTAAGAATTTATTGTACTGCGGCGAACTCATCGGTGAATTCGGATTTGTGCCACCGCCTACGGATATTGGAGTTCGTGTTGGTGTACGCGACCGACTTGTGGCCGGTGATGATGTTTTTCGCGTGCGTGGCGATGCCTTTTTACGCGCGATTTTCTCCGGTTCCGAAGTAATACCAATCACATGTGATATACAGCGATCCATCTGCTTCTTCAAGTCCTCAAACTGTCGTTCGTCTAGATGACGCGTGATTTGCGGATCACAGGCAAGTATAAGAAAATCTAAACCCTGTGACGCCCAACGAGGACGCATACCCCGACCACGTTCGCAACGTTCCATCACGAAATGCATCCACATTTTTGCAAAATCGATAATACCCAGCGCTAAGTCAACCTCACACGTTTCGTCTTTGTTTGCCATTATACGCTGTTCGAACAACCGAATTACATCTTTGTTGTACTCAAAACCAAATTTATAGCCCTGATGTAAAATCTCACGTGTACGCGAAAGTACCGCTTGCCTGTCTTGATCATCTAATTCGGACATATGTTCTGGTCCGCAACGCTCCATTACACGTTCGATTATTTTCGACAATTTATTGCGCACATCGAGCACATCCTTTTGCAGTAATTTGAaggatttttttatttctgcacaAACAAAGTCCTGCTGTTGATTAATCACATCAGCTTCGTAGTGTTCACGATGAAAGTCGGTTGTCTCGACATCGCGACAAAACATTTTCGCAAAGAAAAGCACCTTCACCGAACACTCACGTTCTACAGTGAAAAGAGATTGCATCTCTCGACAGATTGTTAACAGCTGCCACTTCAAATCGCTCTCACCGTGCTGTGCCGTATCATCGATTTGAATATCCAGTTCAGCCGCCCGACTCACCAAACGTTCGGATATACTACGCAGTAAGTTGCGTATTATGGTGCAAAACTTTTTGGCTGCAATTGTGTGCATGCCATTTATCATGGGACTGATCAGCTTGGTAAACATCCATTCCTTTTCCAATGCAGACTTCTTATTGCACTTCGCACCAGACTGCAGCACCAACTGGTCGATATAATCTAAATATAGCTAAAATTTCgcaaatttaaactaaatatttaacaaaaggAAATTGGATTACTATAATAACACCGTACCTCAAACACTTTTCGTACTGTTTTGTCAAAATGATTTAGTATTCCCATATACCGCTCCAATTCTTCTTCGTTCTCAATCAAAGCGGTCGTTATATGCCGCTGATAACGTTCCCGATGTGTCAATGCCAGTGTCAATCCTTCGCGCAATTCCTTCATGAGTTGCTCTAGGCTAAGTGGATTTGGTTTTGGTGGACGAGTCTCTAGACGCATTCTTAAAAACTCGTGCATAAATTGTAATGGTATGCCGCTTAGAAATACAAACGAGGGAATGTATGTAGGCAAGTTAATAGATTTCGCCTCGTCACTCCAATAGCCAAAGCGTCGTAATTCATCTATTTGTTCGCGACTAATTTCCGGTTCTAAACGTGGCACATCTTCGTCAATGCGCTCAGTCTCGAAGTCATAATCTTCCGTACCCGGCTTCTCCAGCGAAATATGCGCTTTGTACAGCACGACATtgtgcaatttatttaaaaacgacAATGCCTTTGCGAGACCACGAGactttaaaacattttcaataaactttctaagagcaaataaaaaacaaaattgacagTTATATTATTCTTGCAAAACCttgaaatacatttatatatatatatatatatatattcacaccTATATAGCGCCGAGGAATTAGCATCATTACAACTGGCTAGAGGTTCAACACTGAATATATTGATGTCGTGCATTGAACCTTTACGCAAAAGCGAACCAGATATCTCTGATGACACATGGCTAACTTCGGTTGAGGTAGATCTGAAACCGAGAAAACGTACAACATTCAAAAATTGTGTGTACATCATAAATATGCTAGACTTACTCGTTACTACTGGAAGTTTCGCCTGGCACTTGCGCTACATCGTTCAGCATAAACTGCACCTTAGGTGCCGAAAAAATAGACGAGAGCTTACGTTGAGGTGTTGCTTGACTAGAACTGGTCTTGTTGGAATCAACCGAATTCACACCCGAATCATCGTTCTCCACACCAGAAGAAGCACCACTATCACTGCCATAGCATGTTTGCACAGGCCAAGAGAATTTCTCACCCTGTaatctgaaataaaaacaacaacatgcagTTTAACAAtgttaataaagtaaaattccTATAATACCTTGCCAATATTTTTCCAAAGATGCACAGTTTTAAACGATTCTGTCGCGTTATATTATACCACAAACACATTGCTTTTATTCGGCCTACaaagttttcatttttgtaaatGGGATGAAATGCACCCATGACTTGTGAGGAGGGATAAAGCGCCTCAGCGGCTTCTAAGCGTGTCAAGAGGTCTTCCACTTCCTTCATGGCGATCTCCTGCTGATCCATACAATCCTTACAATATAGAGACATGCAACCTGTGCATAGTTTACCAGGCTGCGGTGCTGTTAAATCGTGCAACAAATTTGTGGTTCAAAAAACTTTTCTTAATTAGCAAatagcatataaaatattttcttacaacTTGCATTGCTATCCGTGCTGAAGCCGCTGTCCACGCTCATTTCACTCGTGGCGCGTTGAAAGCGCGGTTGAAATTTGTAGTTTATAATTTGTGAAAGCAATTCCGGCACGGCCTGTCGGGCgttgaataaatatttgtctTGCTGCTCCATGGTGCGATCCGCCTGCCACGCTTGCAATTCCAGCCAAATGAGATCTTTCAGTTCCGCTTGCCACGTCTGGT
It contains:
- the Mekk1 gene encoding mitogen-activated protein kinase kinase kinase 4 isoform X3 → MKIKSRDWDRKKVHAVASVGSSNDPTPSTPKKGMTRMARSRVLRRNTMDCALLNEMFVNDESKRTSKRAQDLLRDAERELKNSMISATSTSYSSRGSNLLDSTHHLESMDKCTPLNTEVCVRGSSKVVESCNRYMCVSSRPIGFRASAPASAFVQQLRCERTPGLNIRKEFHETFANLIKLGSVDRQDAKLSHEDQTWQAELKDLIWLELQAWQADRTMEQQDKYLFNARQAVPELLSQIINYKFQPRFQRATSEMSVDSGFSTDSNASSPQPGKLCTGCMSLYCKDCMDQQEIAMKEVEDLLTRLEAAEALYPSSQVMGAFHPIYKNENFVGRIKAMCLWYNITRQNRLKLCIFGKILARLQGEKFSWPVQTCYGSDSGASSGVENDDSGVNSVDSNKTSSSQATPQRKLSSIFSAPKVQFMLNDVAQVPGETSSSNESTSTEVSHVSSEISGSLLRKGSMHDINIFSVEPLASCNDANSSALYRKFIENVLKSRGLAKALSFLNKLHNVVLYKAHISLEKPGTEDYDFETERIDEDVPRLEPEISREQIDELRRFGYWSDEAKSINLPTYIPSFVFLSGIPLQFMHEFLRMRLETRPPKPNPLSLEQLMKELREGLTLALTHRERYQRHITTALIENEEELERYMGILNHFDKTVRKVFELYLDYIDQLVLQSGAKCNKKSALEKEWMFTKLISPMINGMHTIAAKKFCTIIRNLLRSISERLVSRAAELDIQIDDTAQHGESDLKWQLLTICREMQSLFTVERECSVKVLFFAKMFCRDVETTDFHREHYEADVINQQQDFVCAEIKKSFKLLQKDVLDVRNKLSKIIERVMERCGPEHMSELDDQDRQAVLSRTREILHQGYKFGFEYNKDVIRLFEQRIMANKDETCEVDLALGIIDFAKMWMHFVMERCERGRGMRPRWASQGLDFLILACDPQITRHLDERQFEDLKKQMDRCISHVIGITSEPEKIARKKASPRTRKTSSPATSRSRTPTRTPISVGGGTNPNSPMSSPQYNKFLHPQFSLKEEVLRNAADGTPEYSVNEALDVPDNNGSGSEKLSELRLIVPQSSPLNKSSHDGSSSSLAPRQVRVRDAVNRLDMEIEENLRERNLIGHIKSLNTCDKVQIRARSVNFHWHRGIKIGQGRFGKVYTAVNNNTGELMAMKEIAIQPGETRALKNVAEELKILEGIKHKNLVRYYGIEVHREELLIFMELCSEGTLEALVELSGGLPEVLVRRFTVQLLSGVAELHRHGIVHRDIKTANIFLVDGSNSLKLGDFGSAVKIQAQTTVPGELQGYVGTQAYMAPEIFTKTNSDGHGRAADIWSVGCVVVEMASGQRPWAQFDSNFQIMFKVGMGEKPEAPESLSQEGHDFVDKCLQHDPKDRMTAMELLEQNFCKYGHGDELNCDQTQEEVRRSFRRNVKLR
- the Mekk1 gene encoding mitogen-activated protein kinase kinase kinase 4 isoform X2; the protein is MRRKKVEFRIKPSASRGVNNYHPLDEELVSPPIDDLASRFEEYGTTPPRTRMKIKSRDWDRKKVHAVASVGSSNDPTPSTPKKGMTRMARSRVLRRNTMDCALLNEMFVNDESKRTSKRAQDLLRDAERELKNSMISATSTSYSSRGSNLLDSTHHLESMDKCTPLNTEVCVRGSSKVVESCNRYMCVSSRPIGFRASAPASAFVQQLRCERTPGLNIRKEFHETFANLIKLGSVDRQDAKLSHEDQTWQAELKDLIWLELQAWQADRTMEQQDKYLFNARQAVPELLSQIINYKFQPRFQRATSEMSVDSGFSTDSNASSPQPGKLCTGCMSLYCKDCMDQQEIAMKEVEDLLTRLEAAEALYPSSQVMGAFHPIYKNENFVGRIKAMCLWYNITRQNRLKLCIFGKILARLQGEKFSWPVQTCYGSDSGASSGVENDDSGVNSVDSNKTSSSQATPQRKLSSIFSAPKVQFMLNDVAQVPGETSSSNESTSTEVSHVSSEISGSLLRKGSMHDINIFSVEPLASCNDANSSALYRKFIENVLKSRGLAKALSFLNKLHNVVLYKAHISLEKPGTEDYDFETERIDEDVPRLEPEISREQIDELRRFGYWSDEAKSINLPTYIPSFVFLSGIPLQFMHEFLRMRLETRPPKPNPLSLEQLMKELREGLTLALTHRERYQRHITTALIENEEELERYMGILNHFDKTVRKVFELYLDYIDQLVLQSGAKCNKKSALEKEWMFTKLISPMINGMHTIAAKKFCTIIRNLLRSISERLVSRAAELDIQIDDTAQHGESDLKWQLLTICREMQSLFTVERECSVKVLFFAKMFCRDVETTDFHREHYEADVINQQQDFVCAEIKKSFKLLQKDVLDVRNKLSKIIERVMERCGPEHMSELDDQDRQAVLSRTREILHQGYKFGFEYNKDVIRLFEQRIMANKDETCEVDLALGIIDFAKMWMHFVMERCERGRGMRPRWASQGLDFLILACDPQITRHLDERQFEDLKKQMDRCISHVIGITSEPEKIARKKASPRTRKTSSPATSRSRTPTRTPISVGGGTNPNSPMSSPQYNKFLHPQFSLKEEVLRNAADGTPEYSVNEALDVPDNNGSGSEKLSELRLIVPQSSPLNKSSHDGSSSSLAPRQVRVRDAVNRLDMEIEENLRERNLIGHIKSLNTCDKVQIRARSVNFHWHRGIKIGQGRFGKVYTAVNNNTGELMAMKEIAIQPGETRALKNVAEELKILEGIKHKNLVRYYGIEVHREELLIFMELCSEGTLEALVELSGGLPEVLVRRFTVQLLSGVAELHRHGIVHRDIKTANIFLVDGSNSLKLGDFGSAVKIQAQTTVPGELQGYVGTQAYMAPEIFTKTNSDGHGRAADIWSVGCVVVEMASGQRPWAQFDSNFQIMFKVGMGEKPEAPESLSQEGHDFVDKCLQHDPKDRMTAMELLEQNFCKYGHGDELNCDQTQEEVRRSFRRNVKLR
- the Mekk1 gene encoding mitogen-activated protein kinase kinase kinase 4 isoform X1 translates to MSEQRIRRLRSKINLAKLDNGVLLRQLNVDDSSNTISDIEDNVDKNEEANVVNVVKQGADDDLSRVEFRIKPSASRGVNNYHPLDEELVSPPIDDLASRFEEYGTTPPRTRMKIKSRDWDRKKVHAVASVGSSNDPTPSTPKKGMTRMARSRVLRRNTMDCALLNEMFVNDESKRTSKRAQDLLRDAERELKNSMISATSTSYSSRGSNLLDSTHHLESMDKCTPLNTEVCVRGSSKVVESCNRYMCVSSRPIGFRASAPASAFVQQLRCERTPGLNIRKEFHETFANLIKLGSVDRQDAKLSHEDQTWQAELKDLIWLELQAWQADRTMEQQDKYLFNARQAVPELLSQIINYKFQPRFQRATSEMSVDSGFSTDSNASSPQPGKLCTGCMSLYCKDCMDQQEIAMKEVEDLLTRLEAAEALYPSSQVMGAFHPIYKNENFVGRIKAMCLWYNITRQNRLKLCIFGKILARLQGEKFSWPVQTCYGSDSGASSGVENDDSGVNSVDSNKTSSSQATPQRKLSSIFSAPKVQFMLNDVAQVPGETSSSNESTSTEVSHVSSEISGSLLRKGSMHDINIFSVEPLASCNDANSSALYRKFIENVLKSRGLAKALSFLNKLHNVVLYKAHISLEKPGTEDYDFETERIDEDVPRLEPEISREQIDELRRFGYWSDEAKSINLPTYIPSFVFLSGIPLQFMHEFLRMRLETRPPKPNPLSLEQLMKELREGLTLALTHRERYQRHITTALIENEEELERYMGILNHFDKTVRKVFELYLDYIDQLVLQSGAKCNKKSALEKEWMFTKLISPMINGMHTIAAKKFCTIIRNLLRSISERLVSRAAELDIQIDDTAQHGESDLKWQLLTICREMQSLFTVERECSVKVLFFAKMFCRDVETTDFHREHYEADVINQQQDFVCAEIKKSFKLLQKDVLDVRNKLSKIIERVMERCGPEHMSELDDQDRQAVLSRTREILHQGYKFGFEYNKDVIRLFEQRIMANKDETCEVDLALGIIDFAKMWMHFVMERCERGRGMRPRWASQGLDFLILACDPQITRHLDERQFEDLKKQMDRCISHVIGITSEPEKIARKKASPRTRKTSSPATSRSRTPTRTPISVGGGTNPNSPMSSPQYNKFLHPQFSLKEEVLRNAADGTPEYSVNEALDVPDNNGSGSEKLSELRLIVPQSSPLNKSSHDGSSSSLAPRQVRVRDAVNRLDMEIEENLRERNLIGHIKSLNTCDKVQIRARSVNFHWHRGIKIGQGRFGKVYTAVNNNTGELMAMKEIAIQPGETRALKNVAEELKILEGIKHKNLVRYYGIEVHREELLIFMELCSEGTLEALVELSGGLPEVLVRRFTVQLLSGVAELHRHGIVHRDIKTANIFLVDGSNSLKLGDFGSAVKIQAQTTVPGELQGYVGTQAYMAPEIFTKTNSDGHGRAADIWSVGCVVVEMASGQRPWAQFDSNFQIMFKVGMGEKPEAPESLSQEGHDFVDKCLQHDPKDRMTAMELLEQNFCKYGHGDELNCDQTQEEVRRSFRRNVKLR